Proteins encoded together in one Orrella marina window:
- a CDS encoding ABC transporter substrate-binding protein gives MKKLLSALVICQAMVAGSAVAQDIKLGAAFPLSGPNAEAGQLFATGIDLAVEHINADKRLNGSFGVVYEDSQALPTQGVIAANKLINVERVPYILSAYTGVSKAVAPLGQRNQVVIVNGGGVGPDLAELGPYFWNVIPLANLEVATMVPFLVKDKGLKRVALVYIDDPLGDAAKKVLDKELKAAGAELVGAFSIPASAQQFSGIAARVRDTRPDAVYIASYGNQQVQLTKQLRDNGVSQPIASYSVFSMPSMLALPEAQGSFFTSQEVNRQSQDARTQRMVKDYTAKHGKEPNTYAINYYNATMLFADLVEALQKEGKAITGANLLEKRQATPSFQFVGSTVSFQDDGTVRAPVQVNEIANGTTKIVKPGK, from the coding sequence ATGAAGAAATTACTCAGCGCACTGGTGATTTGCCAGGCCATGGTTGCTGGATCAGCGGTTGCGCAGGATATCAAACTGGGGGCAGCATTTCCGTTGAGCGGACCCAATGCCGAAGCAGGACAACTCTTTGCAACAGGTATCGATCTCGCGGTCGAACACATCAATGCTGATAAGCGTTTGAATGGATCGTTTGGTGTGGTCTACGAAGACAGTCAGGCCTTGCCGACCCAAGGTGTGATTGCCGCCAACAAACTGATCAACGTTGAGCGTGTGCCCTATATTCTTTCAGCTTACACCGGTGTGTCCAAGGCAGTCGCACCACTCGGTCAGCGTAATCAGGTTGTGATTGTGAATGGGGGTGGTGTGGGTCCTGACCTGGCGGAACTCGGACCGTACTTCTGGAACGTCATTCCTCTGGCCAACCTGGAAGTAGCCACCATGGTGCCATTTCTGGTCAAGGACAAGGGTCTCAAGCGCGTGGCCCTCGTTTACATCGATGATCCACTTGGCGATGCCGCAAAAAAGGTGCTCGACAAGGAACTCAAGGCGGCAGGTGCCGAATTGGTGGGGGCGTTCTCTATCCCCGCATCGGCCCAGCAGTTCTCGGGTATTGCAGCGCGTGTGAGAGATACCCGTCCCGATGCCGTCTACATCGCATCCTATGGCAACCAGCAGGTGCAATTGACCAAGCAGTTGCGAGACAACGGGGTCAGTCAACCCATCGCGAGTTATTCGGTTTTTTCAATGCCGTCGATGCTTGCACTTCCAGAGGCCCAGGGCAGCTTCTTTACCAGTCAGGAAGTGAATCGCCAGAGTCAGGATGCGCGTACCCAGCGCATGGTCAAGGACTACACAGCCAAACATGGCAAGGAGCCGAACACCTACGCTATCAACTACTACAACGCCACGATGTTGTTCGCAGATCTGGTCGAAGCACTGCAGAAGGAAGGCAAGGCGATAACGGGCGCCAACCTGCTTGAGAAGCGTCAGGCGACTCCTTCGTTTCAGTTTGTCGGTTCGACTGTTTCGTTCCAGGATGACGGTACGGTCAGGGCACCGGTTCAGGTGAACGAGATTGCCAATGGAACGACCAAGATCGTCAAACCCGGCAAATAA
- a CDS encoding Abi family protein, producing the protein MKFNKPAFTDDQQLDQLIQRGVVCGDRAEALHYLGHINYYRLAAYWLPFEADHASHSFKPGTRFVDVLNLYIFDRELRLLVLDAIERVEVSVRTGWAYTLAHRYGPHAHLNACQWPLILTHLWPIKLTHLSKINLRFSVSSDNSLLPA; encoded by the coding sequence ATGAAGTTCAACAAGCCCGCGTTCACCGACGACCAGCAACTCGACCAGTTGATCCAGCGCGGCGTGGTCTGCGGCGATCGTGCCGAAGCGCTGCACTATCTCGGGCACATCAACTACTATCGGCTGGCGGCTTACTGGCTACCTTTCGAGGCGGACCATGCTAGCCATTCCTTCAAGCCAGGCACCCGTTTCGTCGATGTCCTGAACCTCTACATCTTTGATCGTGAATTGCGCCTGCTGGTACTTGATGCCATTGAACGCGTCGAGGTTTCTGTACGCACGGGCTGGGCTTATACCTTGGCCCATCGGTATGGCCCCCATGCGCACCTGAACGCTTGTCAATGGCCATTAATTTTGACCCACCTTTGGCCAATAAAATTGACCCACCTTTCTAAGATTAATTTGCGGTTTTCTGTTTCAAGCGATAACTCTCTCCTCCCAGCATAA
- a CDS encoding ABC transporter ATP-binding protein: protein MSTSSWFLEGRGLKVGYGGRPVLEGFDVRLGYDEVLCLIGHNGAGKSTLLKALFGLVAPSSGEVWLEGKPIRSLNSRFMNANGVAMVPEGRGIFPGLSVAEIMRLGFWAAGIKPADQQARLEWVFEILPMVKRFYNQRAGTLSGGQQQMVSLGRALLSQPRCLLLDEPSIGLAPKLFQDLMGPIKALQQERKMSILIVEQNVKEALKISDRVIVMKSGALIKEGAPAEFSDNTALMELY from the coding sequence ATGTCGACATCGTCTTGGTTTTTGGAAGGTCGCGGGCTCAAGGTCGGCTATGGCGGGCGCCCCGTGCTCGAGGGGTTTGATGTCAGACTCGGGTACGACGAGGTGCTGTGTCTGATCGGTCACAACGGGGCCGGCAAGTCCACGTTGCTCAAAGCCCTGTTCGGGCTGGTGGCCCCATCGTCCGGTGAGGTCTGGCTCGAGGGCAAGCCGATCCGGAGTCTGAATTCCCGGTTCATGAATGCCAATGGCGTGGCCATGGTGCCCGAAGGACGCGGGATATTTCCGGGGCTGAGTGTGGCCGAGATCATGCGGCTGGGGTTCTGGGCGGCCGGGATCAAGCCGGCTGATCAGCAGGCGCGCCTGGAGTGGGTGTTCGAGATTTTGCCGATGGTCAAGCGGTTCTATAACCAGCGTGCCGGCACGCTTTCGGGTGGGCAGCAGCAGATGGTGTCGCTGGGCCGTGCGTTGCTGAGTCAGCCGCGTTGTCTGTTGCTCGACGAGCCGTCGATCGGACTGGCACCGAAGCTGTTTCAGGACCTGATGGGCCCGATCAAGGCGTTGCAGCAAGAGCGAAAGATGTCGATCCTGATTGTGGAGCAGAACGTCAAGGAGGCGCTCAAGATTTCGGACCGGGTGATCGTGATGAAGTCCGGGGCACTGATCAAGGAGGGTGCTCCCGCGGAGTTCAGCGACAACACGGCACTGATGGAGCTGTACTGA
- the ltrA gene encoding group II intron reverse transcriptase/maturase — MQFTALLHHVTPQLLRESFYALRRDAAVGVDGVTWRDYEQDLTERLNRLHRAVHTGAYRCRPSRRVYIPKADGRQRPLGIASLEDKIVQQAVSTVLSMIYEEDFLGFSYGFRLGRGQHDALDALTVGIKSRHVNWILDADIQSFFDEIDHDWMLKFLKHRIADKRLLRLICKWLKAGVIEDGCRMAAHKGTPQGAVISPLLANIYLHYVLDLWTRQWRQRHARGAMIVVRYADDSVFGFQKEQDAQRFLEDMQARMHKFGLTLNTSKTRLIEFGRFAASNRRRRGAGKPETFDFLGFTHCCGVGRGGQFNVIRLTVKKRMRATLEAIRLELMRRRHHPVPVVGKWLRTVVQGYFAYYAVPTNLYRLGSFRSEVCRAWRHALKRRSQRHRLPWDRFLRLVARYLPGPRKLHPYPEERFYASYPR; from the coding sequence GTGCAGTTCACGGCACTGCTACATCATGTGACCCCGCAATTGCTGCGAGAGAGCTTTTACGCTCTTCGCCGTGATGCGGCGGTGGGCGTGGATGGCGTGACGTGGCGAGACTACGAGCAAGACCTGACCGAGCGGTTGAATCGGTTGCACCGGGCTGTACACACGGGTGCATATCGCTGCCGTCCATCACGGCGGGTTTACATACCCAAAGCCGATGGAAGGCAACGTCCACTCGGGATTGCCTCTCTGGAGGACAAGATTGTGCAACAGGCGGTTTCGACCGTACTGAGCATGATCTACGAAGAGGACTTTCTCGGATTCTCGTATGGGTTTCGACTGGGACGGGGTCAGCACGATGCGCTCGATGCTCTCACAGTCGGGATCAAGAGCCGACATGTGAATTGGATACTGGATGCAGACATACAGTCTTTCTTCGACGAGATCGATCACGACTGGATGCTCAAGTTTCTGAAACACCGAATTGCCGACAAACGGCTGTTACGTTTGATCTGCAAATGGCTCAAAGCGGGTGTGATTGAGGATGGGTGCAGGATGGCGGCACACAAGGGCACCCCTCAGGGGGCTGTCATATCACCGTTGCTTGCTAACATCTACTTGCATTACGTTCTCGATCTATGGACTCGGCAATGGCGGCAGCGGCATGCCCGTGGCGCGATGATTGTCGTACGCTACGCTGATGACAGCGTGTTTGGATTCCAGAAAGAACAGGATGCTCAGCGCTTCCTCGAGGATATGCAGGCGAGAATGCACAAATTTGGACTGACCTTGAATACTTCTAAAACGAGGTTGATCGAGTTTGGGCGCTTTGCTGCTTCGAATCGGAGGCGGCGCGGGGCTGGTAAGCCTGAAACGTTTGACTTTCTGGGATTCACGCACTGTTGCGGCGTAGGTCGAGGCGGGCAATTTAATGTGATCCGCTTGACTGTCAAAAAGCGCATGCGAGCGACGCTTGAGGCCATTAGGCTGGAGCTGATGCGTCGCAGGCACCATCCAGTGCCTGTTGTCGGAAAGTGGCTTCGCACGGTTGTGCAAGGCTACTTTGCTTACTATGCGGTTCCCACAAACCTGTACCGTTTGGGTAGCTTCCGTTCCGAGGTCTGCCGCGCCTGGCGGCACGCCCTCAAACGAAGAAGCCAACGTCATCGGCTGCCGTGGGATCGGTTCCTCCGCCTGGTTGCTCGATACCTCCCTGGCCCGCGCAAATTGCACCCTTATCCTGAAGAGCGCTTCTATGCGTCATACCCGAGGTAG
- a CDS encoding IS110 family RNA-guided transposase: protein MKITTIGIDLAKNVLQIHGADERGKPVVRKQLKRDKVMAFFANMEPCVIGMEACGSAHHWARQLQSLGHEVKLISPQFVKPFVKTNKHDVADAEAICEAVSRPTMRFVPVKNVEQQAMLSLHRAREGFIVDRTATANRIRGLMAEYGLILPQGIGHVRSKVPELIEDATNELPGMFRRLIDQLLNHLRWLDEQIEMIEKEIHAWHRNNVDSQRLEQVPGIGVIIATAMIAMIGDARNFKNGRELAAWIGLVPRQHSTGGKQTLLGISKRGDAYLRKLLIHGARALAYHAGRKANPDHWLNKLINRRNMNVAVVAQANKTTRIVWAMLAHGRDFRPDYASKAPA from the coding sequence ATGAAGATTACGACAATTGGCATTGATCTGGCAAAGAACGTTCTGCAGATTCACGGCGCTGATGAGCGCGGCAAGCCCGTGGTGCGCAAGCAACTCAAACGCGACAAGGTGATGGCGTTCTTCGCCAACATGGAGCCTTGCGTGATTGGCATGGAAGCCTGTGGCAGTGCACATCACTGGGCCCGTCAGTTGCAAAGCCTGGGGCATGAGGTCAAGCTGATCTCGCCACAGTTTGTCAAACCCTTTGTGAAGACCAACAAGCACGATGTGGCCGATGCTGAAGCCATCTGTGAGGCCGTCAGCCGACCCACCATGCGCTTTGTTCCGGTCAAGAATGTCGAGCAACAGGCGATGCTGTCACTGCACCGCGCACGTGAAGGATTCATCGTTGATCGAACCGCCACGGCCAACCGCATCCGGGGCTTGATGGCGGAGTACGGCCTGATCCTCCCGCAAGGTATCGGACATGTTCGCAGCAAGGTCCCTGAGCTGATTGAAGATGCGACCAACGAACTGCCAGGCATGTTCAGAAGGCTGATCGATCAGTTGCTCAACCATCTGCGCTGGCTCGACGAGCAGATCGAGATGATCGAAAAAGAAATCCATGCCTGGCATCGAAACAACGTTGACAGCCAGCGCCTTGAACAAGTTCCGGGCATTGGCGTGATCATTGCCACAGCCATGATTGCCATGATCGGGGATGCCCGCAACTTCAAGAATGGCCGAGAACTTGCTGCCTGGATCGGTCTGGTGCCACGACAGCACTCCACAGGCGGGAAACAGACTTTGCTGGGCATCAGTAAACGAGGCGATGCGTACCTGCGAAAACTACTGATTCATGGCGCTCGAGCACTGGCCTATCACGCGGGCAGGAAAGCCAATCCGGATCACTGGTTAAACAAATTGATCAATCGACGAAACATGAATGTGGCCGTGGTGGCACAAGCCAACAAGACCACGCGGATTGTCTGGGCGATGCTGGCCCATGGACGAGATTTCCGACCCGATTACGCGTCAAAAGCACCCGCGTAA
- a CDS encoding branched-chain amino acid ABC transporter permease, translating into MLYLQLLVNGIQTGAMYALIAAGFSLIFGMTRVFHAAHGATFTIAGFVFYECYQVFELGLILSVLGSALAAGLFGMLLNRWVYVVIQRHEGSFFTVFAASFGAAIVVENLIAIFFGKGLMTVSTDWSRSVEMMPGLFVAPMSFVAVIVAIVCFAILHWLFTHTSLGVALRALGENPMLIDVFGLNQRELGKYAFLIGSVLVVPAAVLTATTTGLSASMGHHIMMISIAATIVGGVGSLRGAAMAGMLFGLAENLSLAFFEPQWSEAVTFVILFLFIIFRPGGFYGRAIVS; encoded by the coding sequence ATGCTGTATTTGCAACTATTGGTTAACGGCATACAGACCGGGGCGATGTATGCCCTGATTGCCGCGGGATTCTCGCTGATCTTCGGGATGACCAGGGTGTTTCACGCGGCACATGGTGCCACCTTCACGATTGCCGGTTTCGTGTTCTACGAGTGTTACCAGGTGTTCGAGCTCGGACTGATCCTCTCGGTTCTGGGCTCGGCCCTGGCTGCGGGTCTGTTTGGCATGTTGCTCAACCGCTGGGTCTATGTGGTGATTCAGCGCCATGAGGGGTCGTTTTTTACCGTCTTTGCGGCGTCATTTGGTGCTGCGATCGTGGTCGAGAACCTGATCGCCATTTTCTTTGGCAAGGGTCTGATGACGGTCAGCACCGACTGGAGCCGCAGTGTCGAGATGATGCCGGGGCTCTTTGTTGCACCGATGTCGTTTGTCGCGGTGATTGTGGCCATCGTCTGCTTTGCCATTTTGCACTGGCTGTTCACCCACACGAGTCTGGGGGTGGCGCTACGGGCGCTGGGCGAGAATCCGATGCTGATCGATGTGTTCGGTCTGAACCAGCGCGAGCTTGGCAAGTACGCCTTTCTGATTGGGTCCGTGCTGGTGGTGCCGGCTGCGGTGCTCACGGCCACGACCACCGGTTTGAGTGCCTCGATGGGGCATCACATCATGATGATCAGTATCGCGGCCACGATCGTGGGGGGTGTGGGCAGTCTGCGAGGCGCGGCCATGGCCGGGATGCTCTTTGGACTGGCCGAGAACCTGAGTCTTGCATTCTTTGAGCCGCAGTGGAGCGAAGCGGTCACCTTCGTGATCCTGTTTCTTTTCATCATCTTTCGTCCGGGCGGTTTCTACGGGCGAGCCATCGTGTCATAA
- a CDS encoding 3-oxoacid CoA-transferase subunit B, producing MPDGAYVNLGIGLPTKIANYVAREKEVQLQSEQGLLGLGPAPEPGQEDPDVVNAGKGFVTLLPGASVFSHSDSFLMIRGGHIDIACLGAFQVAANGDIANWSTGSDKFAPGVGGAMDLAAGARQVWVLMEHCQKDGAPRVLERCTYPLTGMGCVNRIYTNFALMTITEAGLRVDRMVEGMTLEDLQAITQASLILAPDCSVYRPD from the coding sequence ATGCCAGATGGCGCTTACGTCAATCTGGGCATCGGCTTGCCGACCAAGATCGCGAATTATGTGGCGCGTGAGAAGGAGGTGCAGTTGCAGAGCGAGCAAGGGCTTCTCGGTCTTGGCCCGGCACCCGAACCCGGACAGGAAGACCCCGATGTAGTCAACGCTGGCAAGGGGTTCGTGACGCTGTTGCCAGGTGCATCCGTGTTCAGTCATAGCGATTCGTTTCTGATGATTCGCGGCGGGCATATCGACATCGCCTGTCTTGGTGCATTTCAGGTGGCTGCAAACGGTGACATTGCCAACTGGTCAACGGGATCTGACAAGTTCGCGCCGGGCGTGGGTGGTGCGATGGATCTGGCTGCGGGTGCCAGACAGGTCTGGGTGTTGATGGAACACTGCCAAAAGGATGGCGCACCCAGAGTGCTGGAAAGGTGCACATATCCCTTGACCGGTATGGGTTGCGTCAACAGGATCTATACCAATTTCGCGCTCATGACCATTACCGAAGCAGGCTTGCGGGTTGATCGAATGGTTGAAGGTATGACGCTGGAGGACTTGCAGGCAATTACGCAGGCAAGCTTGATATTGGCACCGGACTGTAGCGTTTACCGTCCGGACTGA
- a CDS encoding branched-chain amino acid ABC transporter permease: MLAYLQNIFILFSINAILALTLNFIMGYAGIFSLAHAIFFGVGAYTAAYVALNFTDSLLLCMLAAMGLSAILSMALALPALRVRGEYFVAASLGLQIIGVTIFSEWKSVTGGLGGMVGIPPPVLFGYTFTSTSQFVGLSLAILLGVLGVLALLVRGSFGRSLMAIRDSESAAQAYGKHVNAIKTLSVAVSAALAALGGGLYAFYMSFVNVEVFTLNMSILLMAMVIIGGTGTLMGPLVGAAIVMALPAALTYLPFIPPGELGTIQQIIYGAAMVILMMYRPGGLVGGRSKEKSA, from the coding sequence ATGCTTGCCTATCTTCAGAACATTTTCATCCTGTTCTCGATCAACGCGATTCTGGCGCTGACGCTGAACTTCATCATGGGCTATGCGGGCATCTTCTCGCTCGCCCATGCCATCTTCTTCGGGGTGGGGGCCTATACGGCTGCCTACGTGGCGTTGAACTTCACCGATTCGCTACTGCTGTGCATGCTGGCGGCCATGGGCTTGTCCGCCATTCTGTCCATGGCACTGGCCTTGCCCGCGCTGCGCGTGCGCGGTGAGTACTTTGTAGCGGCGTCCCTGGGCCTGCAGATTATTGGTGTGACCATCTTTTCTGAATGGAAGTCGGTCACCGGTGGTCTGGGCGGCATGGTCGGCATTCCGCCGCCGGTGCTGTTTGGCTACACGTTCACCAGTACCAGCCAGTTCGTGGGGCTGTCGCTGGCGATTTTGCTGGGGGTGCTGGGGGTGCTGGCGCTACTGGTCAGGGGCAGCTTTGGACGGAGCCTGATGGCCATTCGCGATAGCGAATCGGCCGCCCAGGCCTACGGCAAGCACGTCAACGCGATCAAGACGCTGTCGGTTGCGGTGTCAGCGGCGCTTGCGGCGCTGGGTGGCGGCTTGTACGCGTTTTACATGAGCTTTGTGAACGTCGAGGTGTTCACGCTGAACATGTCGATCCTGCTGATGGCGATGGTCATCATCGGAGGCACCGGCACGTTGATGGGGCCACTCGTGGGGGCGGCCATCGTCATGGCACTGCCTGCGGCACTGACCTATCTGCCGTTCATTCCGCCGGGCGAGCTCGGCACGATCCAGCAGATCATCTATGGCGCAGCCATGGTCATTCTGATGATGTACCGGCCGGGTGGTCTGGTTGGTGGACGCAGCAAGGAAAAGTCAGCATGA
- a CDS encoding ABC transporter ATP-binding protein, protein MSQTRSSNEILLEIRGLNKNFGGLQAISEVSLDLPAGIITTLVGPNGAGKTTLFNMVTGHLVPTSGTIHWLGEPLVSMPPWKIARKGIGRTFQDLRLFNHMTVQENIQSVMENSSWLWQFGASDAARIDEILEETGLAAKRNERAVDLAYAERKFLSMARIMAAKSKLWLLDEPASGLDPRSFDRFVALLKDYARRGVTICIIEHNLDIVIQLSDTVAFLDQGKVLAQGSSEEILKDPHLAAIYFGDR, encoded by the coding sequence ATGAGTCAAACGCGTTCCTCGAACGAGATCCTGCTCGAGATCCGGGGTCTGAACAAGAATTTTGGTGGTTTGCAGGCGATTTCCGAAGTGTCGCTGGATTTGCCTGCGGGGATCATTACGACCCTGGTCGGACCCAACGGCGCGGGCAAGACGACGCTGTTCAACATGGTGACCGGGCACCTGGTGCCTACGAGCGGAACCATCCACTGGCTTGGCGAGCCGCTGGTGAGCATGCCCCCCTGGAAAATCGCGCGAAAGGGGATCGGGCGCACCTTTCAGGATCTGCGGCTCTTTAATCACATGACCGTGCAGGAGAACATCCAGAGCGTCATGGAGAACAGCAGCTGGCTGTGGCAGTTCGGTGCCTCTGATGCGGCGCGCATCGACGAGATTCTGGAGGAGACTGGCCTGGCGGCCAAGCGCAACGAGCGGGCCGTGGATCTGGCGTATGCCGAGCGCAAGTTTTTAAGCATGGCCCGGATCATGGCAGCCAAGTCCAAACTTTGGCTGCTCGATGAGCCAGCCTCGGGTCTGGATCCACGCTCATTCGATCGTTTCGTGGCGTTGCTCAAGGACTACGCGCGTCGAGGGGTGACGATCTGCATCATCGAGCACAACCTCGATATCGTGATCCAGCTCTCGGACACGGTGGCGTTTCTGGATCAGGGCAAGGTGCTGGCACAAGGATCGTCAGAGGAGATTCTGAAAGATCCCCATCTGGCTGCAATTTACTTTGGAGATCGATGA
- the istB gene encoding IS21-like element helper ATPase IstB produces the protein MSQLERTVARYRSLRLSATADELTNLLAEAEANEMSYLNFADRLAKHELIQRQDNRVRRNQKLASFPSDKRLEGFDYRHQTTITKRQVNALLDFQFIDERNNLVFIGPPGVGKTHLAIGIGHKAVQAGYRVLFRNALDLVEELELAEMKGELKRRVSSLAKYDLLIIDELGYLPMTRQARYNLFQLINSLYEYRSIILTTNKDFTSWGEFFHDDNVAVPIIDRVIHHSQIFMLGGESYRLKQKTAN, from the coding sequence ATGAGCCAGCTTGAACGAACCGTGGCCCGTTACCGCAGTCTGCGACTGAGCGCGACTGCCGATGAACTCACCAATTTATTGGCCGAGGCAGAGGCCAATGAAATGTCCTATCTCAACTTTGCCGATCGGCTTGCCAAACACGAACTGATTCAGCGCCAGGATAACCGCGTGCGTCGCAACCAGAAGCTGGCGTCATTCCCGTCAGACAAGCGCCTGGAGGGCTTTGATTACCGACATCAGACCACCATCACCAAGCGTCAGGTCAATGCCTTGCTGGACTTCCAGTTCATCGACGAACGAAACAACCTCGTGTTCATCGGACCACCCGGTGTGGGCAAGACCCACCTGGCCATCGGTATCGGTCACAAGGCTGTGCAAGCTGGATACAGGGTACTGTTTCGCAACGCCCTGGATTTGGTCGAAGAGCTTGAACTGGCCGAGATGAAAGGAGAGCTCAAAAGGCGGGTCAGTTCCCTGGCCAAATACGACCTTCTGATCATTGATGAGCTAGGTTACCTGCCAATGACACGACAGGCCCGCTACAACCTGTTCCAGCTAATCAACAGCCTGTATGAATACCGGTCCATCATCCTGACCACCAATAAAGACTTCACCAGTTGGGGTGAGTTCTTCCATGACGACAACGTGGCGGTGCCGATCATTGACCGGGTCATTCACCATTCACAGATCTTTATGCTGGGAGGAGAGAGTTATCGCTTGAAACAGAAAACCGCAAATTAA
- a CDS encoding Abi family protein: MFKKLAPNWNHTQQRQKLEIEARKSQETFLRHHYQKYDEPLPPVWALVEIMTLGQLSKWYGNLRHGADRNAVAHRYNMDETNLTSFLHHLSVIRNLCAHHSRLWNREFTFTFRVPGHRPSALVASLNPKDSRRLYNTLTVLAWLLDSISPQHHWKQRLKTSLLQHSIDPLHMGFPTDWERRVLWQENTT; the protein is encoded by the coding sequence CTGTTCAAGAAGCTCGCACCTAACTGGAACCACACCCAGCAACGCCAGAAGCTGGAAATCGAGGCGCGTAAGAGCCAGGAAACATTCTTGCGGCATCATTACCAGAAGTACGACGAGCCCCTGCCTCCGGTGTGGGCCCTCGTCGAGATCATGACGCTTGGCCAGTTGTCCAAGTGGTATGGCAATTTACGCCACGGTGCGGATCGCAATGCGGTGGCACACCGCTACAACATGGACGAGACTAATCTCACGTCCTTTCTGCATCATCTTAGCGTCATACGCAATCTCTGCGCGCACCACAGCCGCCTGTGGAATCGCGAGTTCACCTTCACTTTTCGCGTCCCGGGCCACCGCCCTTCCGCGCTGGTGGCTAGTCTGAACCCTAAGGACTCCCGCCGTCTCTACAATACGCTGACTGTGTTGGCGTGGCTGCTCGACAGCATCAGTCCTCAGCACCACTGGAAGCAACGCTTGAAAACTTCGCTGTTGCAGCACTCCATTGATCCGCTGCACATGGGCTTTCCGACAGATTGGGAGCGAAGGGTACTTTGGCAGGAGAACACAACATGA
- the istA gene encoding IS21 family transposase has translation MIHKIKALHDNGKGLSIRAISQELGLSRNTVRKYLRMPVEAISDQLADPSRSKRLDDHRGYLEHLLQSFPKLSAVKIARKLQAKVGELPASDRSIRRYVRTLKAQVATAQVRYYEPMLDDLPGVQCQVDPGELRKVMVGDQERTLHFVVFVLSYSRLMYVGVVFRPLDTQLFIQLHDEAMRYFGGLPQECVYDQTKLVVINEQYRELTLNQRFHAYATTAGFRIHACEGYDPESKGKVEAGVKYVKQDCLYGEVFRDQEHVREHVQQWLDNVANDRVHGTTGESPRERFERDEREHLNGYLSPACVQPVAGQTRRADKTGLIAWKANKYSVPMRWQQARVGVLESNDQLHISDLSTDEVIASHALCHDKGKVIKNTHHYRDHAQRVSKLEADIDALIGSQTGGQLCQQLKRSEPKIYKDQLVAVRELLKRHKTVNLALIATLAQRPGMTATRLQGYLEAATAAVLRERHPEPIRPSRHALDLSAYQQLGHCTGQEVTHEPA, from the coding sequence TTGATACACAAAATCAAGGCACTGCACGATAACGGCAAAGGGTTGTCGATTCGCGCCATCAGTCAGGAACTGGGGTTGTCGCGCAACACGGTTCGCAAGTACCTTCGCATGCCGGTCGAGGCTATTTCGGATCAGTTGGCTGATCCGTCTCGCAGCAAACGCCTCGATGACCATCGGGGTTATCTCGAGCATTTGCTCCAAAGTTTCCCTAAGTTGAGTGCGGTCAAGATCGCACGTAAGCTTCAGGCCAAGGTCGGAGAGTTACCCGCCTCGGATCGTTCCATCCGTCGCTATGTGCGTACGCTCAAGGCGCAAGTTGCCACGGCACAGGTGCGCTACTACGAGCCCATGCTTGATGATCTGCCTGGCGTTCAATGTCAGGTCGATCCGGGTGAGTTGCGCAAAGTGATGGTGGGTGACCAGGAGCGCACACTGCACTTCGTGGTGTTCGTGCTGTCCTACTCCCGGTTGATGTACGTTGGAGTGGTATTTCGCCCGTTGGACACCCAGCTTTTTATCCAACTCCATGATGAGGCGATGCGGTACTTTGGTGGCCTGCCCCAGGAGTGTGTTTACGATCAGACCAAGTTGGTGGTGATCAACGAACAGTACCGGGAGTTGACGCTGAACCAGCGCTTCCATGCGTATGCGACGACAGCCGGATTCCGGATACACGCCTGTGAAGGATATGACCCTGAGAGCAAAGGCAAGGTCGAAGCGGGCGTGAAGTACGTCAAGCAAGACTGTTTGTATGGAGAGGTCTTCCGGGATCAGGAGCATGTGCGTGAGCATGTGCAGCAGTGGCTCGACAATGTCGCCAATGACCGCGTGCACGGCACCACCGGCGAGTCGCCCCGTGAGAGGTTCGAGCGCGATGAGCGTGAACACCTGAACGGTTACCTGTCACCGGCTTGTGTGCAGCCTGTGGCCGGGCAAACACGAAGAGCCGACAAGACGGGTCTGATTGCCTGGAAGGCCAACAAGTACTCGGTACCGATGCGTTGGCAACAGGCCCGGGTGGGGGTTCTGGAGTCCAACGATCAACTGCACATCAGCGACTTGAGTACCGATGAGGTCATTGCCAGTCACGCCCTATGTCATGACAAGGGCAAGGTGATCAAAAACACCCACCATTACCGGGATCATGCCCAGCGTGTGAGCAAGCTCGAAGCTGACATCGATGCCCTGATTGGCTCGCAGACTGGCGGTCAGTTGTGCCAGCAACTCAAGCGATCCGAGCCTAAGATCTATAAGGATCAGTTGGTGGCGGTACGCGAGTTGCTCAAGCGCCACAAGACCGTGAATCTGGCGTTAATCGCTACGTTGGCACAGCGCCCTGGCATGACGGCAACCCGGCTGCAAGGCTACCTGGAGGCAGCCACGGCAGCGGTCTTGCGGGAGCGACACCCAGAGCCGATACGGCCATCGCGACATGCACTGGATCTGAGCGCTTATCAGCAACTTGGCCACTGCACTGGCCAGGAGGTGACCCATGAGCCAGCTTGA